A genomic window from Sorex araneus isolate mSorAra2 chromosome 2, mSorAra2.pri, whole genome shotgun sequence includes:
- the LOC129402289 gene encoding olfactory receptor 2G3-like: MEQNNETDDGYFILLGFSDQPQLEFILFVVVLVSYLLTIIGNSVIILVSRLDAKLQTPMYFFLTNLSLLDLGFTTSAVPQLLWNLKGPAKTITWTGCVIQLYVFLSLGSTECVLLTIMAFDRYVAVCKPLNYTTIMHPSFCKALAGIAWVSGIGNSLMHVTSLLRLPRCGHHHLDHFLCEVPAIVKLACVNTHANEVQLFVATLVIILIPMSLILLSYGLIVQAVAKLKSAQAWRKALGTCGSHLIVVSFFFGTSSVIYIKPQKYYGYVDGKFLTLFYAVVTPTLNPLIYTLRNKDVKGALWRLLRIDEK, from the coding sequence atggaacaaaataatgaaacagaTGATGGATATTTTATCTTGCTCGGATTTTCAGACCAACCCCAATTGGAGTTTATCCTTTTTGTGGTGGTTTTGGTCTCCTACCTTCTGACGATTATTGGGAACTCAGTCATCATCCTTGTTTCCCGTCTAGATGCCAAACTCCAGacacccatgtatttcttcctcacCAATCTCTCCTTACTAGACCTGGGCTTCACGACCAGCGCTGTCCCTCAGTTACTGTGGAATTTGAAGGGACCGGCCAAGACCATCACCTGGACTGGCTGTGTCATCCAACTGTACGTGTTCTTGTCCCTGGGTTCCACGGAATGTGTCCTCCTGACTATCATGGCATTTGATCGCTATGTAGCTGTGTGCAAACCTCTCAATTACACCACCATCATGCACCCCTCCTTCTGCAAGGCCCTAGCAGGAATAGCATGGGTAAGTGGAATAGGAAATAGTCTCATGCACGTCACCAGCCTTCTTCGGCTTCCTCGATGTGGGCATCACCATCTGGATCACTTCTTATGTGAAGTACCTGCCATAGTCAAGTTGGCATGTGTTAACACACATGCAAATGAGGTTCAgctttttgtggccacactagtTATCATTCTTATTCCTATGTCATTGATACTGCTCTCCTATGGCCTCATTGTGCAAGCAGTGGCAAAACTGAAGTCAGCCCAAGCTTGGCGCAAGGCTCTTGGGACCTGTGGCTCTCATCTGATAGTGGTGTCCTTCTTCTTTGGGACCAGCTCGGTCATATACATCAAACCACAGAAGTACTATGGCTATGTCGACGGAAAGTTCCTTACACTCTTCTATGCAGTTGTGACTCCCACCCTCAACCCCCTCATATATACTCTCAGGAATAAGGATGTGAAGGGAGCTCTGTGGAGATTGTTGAGAATAGACGAAAAGTGA